One Microbacterium sp. W4I20 DNA window includes the following coding sequences:
- the ppgK gene encoding polyphosphate--glucose phosphotransferase, which yields MAKAIGVDIGGTGIKAGLVDLAHGTMASDRVRVPTPEGASPQDVLVAVQSVLKTLDVHDSTLPLGVAFPAIVKRGKTLSAANVSKEWVDFDAERFFRDGLGRNIVFVNDADAAGVAEARHGAARDVRGLTLLTTLGTGIGSAFIYDGVLLPNTELGHLNFGEFESVEQWAATSARERENLSWEAWAERLQAFYSHIEFLFSPDLFVVGGGVSKNAGDFLPLLDLKTPIVPAIHRNNSGIIGAASLAGD from the coding sequence ATGGCAAAAGCGATCGGCGTCGACATCGGCGGCACGGGAATCAAAGCAGGACTCGTCGACCTGGCGCACGGCACGATGGCCTCCGACAGGGTGCGCGTCCCCACTCCCGAGGGCGCATCCCCGCAGGATGTGCTCGTGGCCGTGCAGTCCGTCCTGAAGACGCTCGACGTGCACGACTCGACCCTCCCGCTCGGTGTCGCCTTCCCCGCGATCGTCAAGCGCGGGAAGACGCTGTCTGCGGCAAACGTCTCGAAGGAATGGGTCGACTTCGACGCGGAGCGGTTCTTCCGCGACGGCCTCGGACGCAACATCGTCTTCGTGAACGATGCGGATGCCGCCGGCGTCGCCGAAGCACGCCACGGCGCGGCGCGGGATGTGCGCGGCCTGACCCTCCTGACCACGCTCGGCACCGGTATCGGCTCGGCCTTCATCTACGACGGCGTGCTGCTCCCGAACACCGAGCTCGGCCACCTCAACTTCGGCGAGTTCGAGTCCGTCGAGCAGTGGGCGGCGACCTCGGCGCGCGAGCGCGAGAACCTCAGCTGGGAAGCCTGGGCCGAGCGCCTGCAGGCCTTCTACTCGCACATCGAGTTCCTCTTCAGCCCCGACCTGTTCGTGGTCGGCGGCGGCGTGTCCAAGAACGCCGGGGACTTCCTTCCCCTGCTGGACCTCAAGACCCCGATCGTCCCGGCGATCCACCGCAACAACTCGGGCATCATCGGCGCGGCCTCCCTCGCCGGCGACTGA
- a CDS encoding bifunctional [glutamine synthetase] adenylyltransferase/[glutamine synthetase]-adenylyl-L-tyrosine phosphorylase — protein MARPDDSVSLSALARLGFSELSEAAASLSELAEILDLSRSLLLEAGDAADPDAAVRGMVRVARRDATQLRALLANEESRRRVWRVFGASEGLADFFLRHPDQLPVLGEPNDVLPSGEVLRERLLASVGARDGFAETGDDAAVVAIRVAYRRNLAAIAAFDLTHASPETVVAEVSAALADAAGAALEASLAVARARLRETTPQAEIAATRLSIIGMGKSGARELNYVSDVDVIFVGGTGDEEVVGEARAIDIATRLARETMRGLDGIEIEPPLWEVDANLRPEGKQGALVRSLSSHLAYYDRWAKSWEFQALLKARPLAGDELLGAEYIAAVQPKIWSSAAREDFVESVQRMRERVMEHIDAEDAPYQLKLGSGGLRDIEFTVQLLQLVHGLTDETLRTRGTLESLDALVAGGYIGRADAATFADDYRVLRLMEHRLQLRELSRTHLMPRTPAGQRVLARSTGLAETGEGVWARWESVRREVREIHTRLFYRPLLSAVAGLPEEERTLSAAQAHDRLAAIGFRDPAGALRHIGALTTGLSRKTTIQRHLMPIMVRWFADGSDPDYGLIAFRRISERLGDTPWFLRMLRDSSGAAESLTRLLSSSRYVGELMEWIPESVAWLDSSGRLRPRGAAALDEEARAIQTRHETVADASRAIRALRRRELLRTAMGGVLDVLTIEEVATALTEITEATIQAALRAVIREVVPPEDGALDFAVIAMGRFGGAELGFGSDADILYVYEANGVEAQRAQTLATQIVAGLREHLTDHRVPLDLDADLRPEGRQGPVVRSIAAYTEYYRRWSLSWEAQALLRARGVAGSAKLVERFTALADTIRYPEDVDLQGTREIKRIKARVEGERLPQGADPRRHLKLGPGTLSDVEWLVQLLQLQHAHDVPGLQTTSTLSALDAAVAADLVPEPDAERLREAWRLASRLRSAITLLTGQTSDVLPADRRQLDAIGRLLGYPDRSATELEEDFLGVTRRARKTFEHLFYG, from the coding sequence ATGGCCCGTCCGGACGACTCCGTCTCGCTCTCCGCACTGGCGCGGCTCGGCTTCTCGGAGTTGAGCGAGGCTGCGGCATCGCTGTCGGAACTCGCGGAGATCCTCGACCTGTCGCGTTCCCTGCTGCTCGAAGCGGGGGATGCCGCCGACCCCGACGCCGCGGTGCGGGGAATGGTCCGCGTGGCGAGACGGGATGCGACGCAGCTGCGCGCGCTTCTCGCGAACGAGGAGTCGCGCCGCCGAGTCTGGCGGGTGTTCGGAGCCTCGGAGGGGCTGGCGGACTTCTTCCTCCGGCATCCGGACCAGCTGCCCGTCCTCGGCGAGCCGAACGACGTGCTCCCTTCCGGCGAGGTGCTGCGGGAGCGGCTCTTGGCATCGGTCGGTGCACGCGACGGGTTCGCGGAGACCGGCGACGACGCCGCGGTCGTCGCCATCCGCGTCGCGTATCGCCGAAATCTCGCTGCGATCGCCGCGTTCGACCTGACACATGCCTCGCCGGAGACCGTTGTCGCCGAGGTGTCCGCGGCACTGGCGGATGCGGCAGGCGCCGCCCTCGAAGCATCCCTCGCCGTGGCCAGGGCCCGACTGCGTGAGACGACGCCGCAGGCCGAGATCGCGGCGACCCGCCTCTCCATCATCGGGATGGGGAAGTCCGGTGCCCGGGAGCTGAACTACGTCAGCGACGTGGACGTGATCTTCGTCGGAGGCACCGGCGATGAGGAGGTCGTCGGCGAAGCTCGCGCGATCGACATCGCCACCCGCCTCGCGCGGGAGACGATGCGCGGACTCGACGGGATCGAGATCGAGCCTCCGCTGTGGGAGGTCGATGCGAACCTGCGTCCGGAGGGCAAGCAGGGAGCCCTCGTGCGCTCGCTGTCCTCGCACCTCGCGTACTACGACCGATGGGCGAAGAGCTGGGAGTTCCAGGCGCTTCTCAAGGCGCGGCCGCTGGCCGGCGACGAGCTCCTCGGCGCCGAGTACATCGCCGCCGTGCAGCCGAAGATCTGGTCCAGCGCGGCCCGGGAGGACTTCGTCGAGAGCGTGCAGCGCATGCGCGAGCGGGTGATGGAGCACATCGATGCCGAGGACGCGCCGTACCAGCTGAAGCTCGGCTCGGGCGGTCTGCGTGACATCGAGTTCACGGTGCAGCTTCTGCAGCTCGTGCACGGCCTGACGGATGAGACGCTGCGCACGCGCGGAACTCTGGAGAGCCTCGACGCGCTCGTCGCCGGTGGCTACATCGGGCGGGCGGATGCGGCCACCTTCGCGGACGACTACCGAGTCCTGCGACTGATGGAGCACCGTCTGCAGCTGAGGGAGCTGAGTCGCACGCACCTGATGCCCCGGACTCCCGCCGGCCAGCGGGTCCTCGCCCGCAGCACGGGGCTTGCCGAGACCGGGGAGGGCGTCTGGGCGCGGTGGGAGAGCGTGCGCCGGGAGGTGCGGGAGATCCATACGCGGCTCTTCTACCGGCCTCTGCTGAGCGCCGTCGCCGGACTGCCCGAAGAGGAGCGCACGCTCTCTGCGGCGCAGGCGCACGACCGTCTCGCGGCGATCGGTTTCCGCGACCCCGCGGGGGCGCTGCGTCACATCGGAGCCCTCACGACGGGGCTCAGCCGCAAGACCACGATCCAGCGGCACCTGATGCCGATCATGGTGCGCTGGTTCGCCGACGGCAGCGACCCCGACTACGGCCTCATCGCCTTCCGCCGGATCAGTGAGCGCCTCGGCGACACGCCCTGGTTCCTGCGGATGCTGCGCGACTCGTCCGGTGCCGCCGAGAGCCTCACGCGACTCCTCTCCTCGTCCCGCTACGTCGGGGAGCTCATGGAGTGGATCCCCGAGTCGGTCGCCTGGCTCGACAGCAGCGGTCGGCTGCGTCCGCGTGGTGCGGCGGCCCTGGACGAGGAGGCGAGGGCAATCCAGACCCGCCACGAGACGGTCGCCGACGCCTCGCGCGCCATCCGGGCGCTGCGGCGACGGGAGCTGCTGCGCACCGCGATGGGCGGGGTGCTCGACGTGCTCACGATCGAAGAGGTCGCGACGGCGCTGACCGAGATCACCGAGGCGACGATCCAGGCCGCGCTGCGAGCCGTGATCCGCGAGGTGGTGCCGCCCGAGGACGGTGCCCTCGATTTCGCCGTGATCGCGATGGGCCGTTTCGGCGGCGCAGAGCTCGGGTTCGGCTCCGACGCCGACATCCTCTACGTGTACGAGGCCAACGGGGTCGAGGCGCAGCGGGCGCAGACGCTCGCGACCCAGATCGTCGCGGGCCTCCGGGAGCACCTCACCGACCATCGGGTTCCGCTGGATCTCGACGCGGACCTGCGTCCCGAGGGGCGTCAGGGGCCGGTGGTCCGATCCATCGCGGCGTACACCGAGTACTACCGTCGGTGGTCGCTCTCCTGGGAGGCGCAGGCGCTCCTGCGAGCGCGCGGCGTGGCGGGCAGCGCGAAGCTGGTGGAGCGCTTCACCGCTCTGGCGGACACCATCCGCTATCCCGAGGACGTCGACCTGCAGGGCACCAGGGAGATCAAGCGCATCAAGGCGCGCGTCGAAGGGGAGAGACTGCCGCAGGGGGCCGACCCGCGTCGTCACCTGAAGCTCGGACCCGGCACGCTCAGTGACGTGGAATGGCTCGTGCAGCTTCTCCAGCTGCAGCACGCGCACGACGTGCCGGGGCTGCAGACGACCTCCACGCTCTCGGCCCTCGACGCCGCGGTCGCCGCCGACCTGGTGCCCGAGCCCGATGCAGAGCGCCTGCGAGAGGCCTGGCGGCTGGCCAGCAGGCTGCGTTCGGCGATCACACTGCTCACGGGTCAGACCAGCGATGTGCTCCCGGCCGACCGCCGGCAGCTCGATGCGATCGGCCGGCTTCTGGGGTACCCGGATCGCTCGGCCACAGAGCTCGAAGAGGACTTCCTGGGCGTCACGCGCAGGGCCAGGAAGACGTTCGAGCACCTGTTCTACGGGTAG
- a CDS encoding SPOR domain-containing protein produces the protein MSDGDAKYWYNSETGQVEFGMISPSVDRVGPFDTEAEAARAPEVVKERSRAWAEEEAAEQGWDAKSGDAKGQGAE, from the coding sequence ATGTCTGACGGCGACGCAAAGTACTGGTACAACTCAGAGACCGGTCAGGTCGAGTTCGGCATGATCTCGCCGTCGGTGGACCGTGTCGGTCCCTTCGACACCGAGGCGGAGGCCGCTCGTGCCCCCGAGGTCGTCAAGGAGCGTTCGCGCGCCTGGGCCGAGGAGGAGGCCGCGGAGCAGGGCTGGGATGCGAAGAGCGGCGACGCAAAGGGCCAGGGCGCAGAGTAG
- a CDS encoding bifunctional 3'-5' exonuclease/DNA polymerase, producing MSSSTSHERRIALVAVGSDEFAAVELDEGDAERSRVLLSGEQLLAWVAETERSAAPRWIIRSARDIYPRLLGGEVRLGRTHDLLLCHAILRDTDAVARPLPPSPAWVRREPDDAAPALFDVIEHDAGDDPVTEVLEQFRAQRRVIAQERGGRLTLLCAAESAGGLIAEEMRAAGLPWDEGVHDAILTETLGTRPIAGGLPSRMVELGDRVRAILSDSTLHLDSQPKLLRALHRVGVQVESTSRWELANQSHAVVEPLLAYKKLSRLLSANGWAWLAEWVHDRRFRPVYIPGGVVTGRWASAGGGALQLPRSLRPAVRADPGWTLIVADVAQLEPRMLAAMASDSAMAEAARGSDLYAGVVASGAVGTREEAKYAVLGAMYGATTGDSGRLVPRLRKVYPRAMALVDKAARTGEDGGVVSTWLGRSSPRPSIQWADLQSRATSADADPAEVALARRRARDWGRFTRNFIVQGTAAEWSLIWLAEIRHRLQRAPEAAVPAVSSGPFARRPHLAFFLHDEVILHVPEEQAEAAADAVRVAAAVATRRLFGDFPIDVPLDLRIAESAEK from the coding sequence ATGAGTTCGTCGACGTCGCACGAGCGGCGCATCGCGTTGGTGGCCGTCGGGAGCGATGAGTTCGCGGCCGTCGAGCTCGATGAGGGCGACGCTGAGCGCAGTCGCGTCCTCCTGTCCGGTGAGCAGCTCCTCGCCTGGGTGGCCGAGACCGAACGATCTGCCGCGCCGCGCTGGATCATTCGCAGTGCGCGGGACATCTATCCGCGTCTCCTCGGCGGCGAAGTCCGCCTGGGACGGACGCACGACCTGCTGCTCTGCCACGCGATCCTGCGCGACACCGATGCGGTGGCCCGGCCTCTCCCGCCCTCACCGGCCTGGGTTCGTCGCGAGCCCGACGATGCGGCCCCCGCGCTGTTCGACGTCATCGAGCACGACGCCGGGGACGACCCCGTGACCGAGGTGCTCGAGCAGTTCCGTGCGCAGCGCCGGGTCATCGCGCAGGAGCGGGGCGGTCGGCTGACCCTCCTGTGCGCGGCCGAATCGGCCGGCGGGCTGATCGCGGAGGAGATGCGCGCGGCGGGGCTGCCGTGGGACGAGGGCGTGCATGACGCGATCCTGACCGAGACGCTCGGCACGCGCCCGATAGCCGGAGGTCTGCCCAGCAGGATGGTGGAGCTCGGCGACCGGGTGCGGGCGATCCTCAGCGACTCGACCCTGCACCTCGACAGCCAGCCGAAGCTGCTCCGCGCCCTGCACCGCGTCGGTGTGCAGGTGGAGTCCACCAGCCGGTGGGAGCTCGCGAATCAGTCGCACGCGGTCGTGGAGCCGCTGCTCGCCTACAAGAAGCTCTCGCGGCTCCTCAGCGCCAACGGGTGGGCGTGGCTGGCCGAGTGGGTGCACGACCGGCGGTTCCGTCCGGTGTACATCCCCGGCGGGGTGGTGACCGGCCGGTGGGCGTCGGCGGGTGGCGGGGCGCTGCAGCTGCCGCGGAGCCTGCGCCCTGCCGTGCGCGCCGACCCCGGCTGGACGTTGATCGTCGCCGACGTGGCACAGCTGGAACCGCGGATGCTGGCCGCCATGGCGTCGGATTCGGCGATGGCCGAGGCCGCCAGGGGGAGCGACCTGTACGCGGGCGTCGTCGCCTCCGGCGCCGTCGGCACCCGCGAGGAGGCGAAGTACGCCGTGCTGGGTGCGATGTACGGCGCCACCACGGGGGACAGCGGCCGCCTCGTGCCGCGGCTCCGGAAGGTCTATCCCCGTGCGATGGCGCTCGTCGACAAGGCCGCACGCACCGGCGAGGACGGGGGAGTCGTCTCCACCTGGCTCGGCCGTTCGTCCCCTCGCCCCTCCATCCAGTGGGCGGACCTGCAGTCGAGAGCGACAAGCGCCGACGCCGATCCCGCCGAGGTCGCCCTCGCGCGGCGGCGTGCGCGGGATTGGGGGCGCTTCACCCGCAACTTCATCGTCCAGGGAACGGCCGCCGAGTGGTCGCTGATCTGGTTGGCCGAGATCCGGCACCGGCTGCAGCGCGCGCCGGAGGCGGCGGTCCCTGCCGTCTCGTCAGGACCGTTCGCCCGCCGGCCCCACCTCGCGTTCTTCCTGCACGACGAGGTCATCCTGCATGTGCCGGAGGAACAGGCCGAGGCTGCGGCCGACGCGGTGCGCGTGGCCGCGGCGGTGGCCACGCGCCGGCTGTTCGGCGACTTCCCCATCGATGTGCCGCTCGATCTGCGGATCGCGGAGTCGGCGGAAAAGTGA
- a CDS encoding zinc ribbon domain-containing protein → MNATPEDQRTLLDIADLDRRIAQAERARTKPAQAARISELVAIRQDQLRELTSLTGTRDDVRTELKRLESDVAVVEQRRNRDAERLAASTSAKDAQALEHELASLARRQSDLEDAELDVMGRLEEAEAAVAAQQALLETTTAEGTALTSQAKADVAAATDQGTQLARDRAAVAATVSADLLAEYTRRAANSAGAALLTRGTCNGCRMQLPSTDLNDVRRAPADLVVTCPECGCILVRTEESGLA, encoded by the coding sequence GTGAACGCCACCCCCGAAGACCAGCGCACCCTGCTCGACATCGCCGACCTCGACCGGCGCATCGCGCAGGCGGAGCGTGCGCGCACGAAGCCTGCCCAGGCGGCGCGGATCAGCGAGCTCGTCGCCATCCGCCAGGATCAGCTCCGGGAGCTCACCTCGCTGACCGGCACCCGCGACGACGTGCGCACCGAGCTGAAGCGGCTGGAGTCCGACGTCGCCGTCGTCGAGCAGCGCCGCAACCGCGACGCCGAGCGGCTGGCCGCATCGACGAGCGCGAAGGACGCGCAGGCGCTCGAGCACGAGCTCGCCAGCCTCGCCCGCCGCCAGAGCGACCTGGAGGATGCCGAGCTCGACGTCATGGGGCGTCTCGAAGAGGCCGAGGCCGCCGTCGCCGCTCAGCAGGCCCTGCTCGAGACCACGACCGCCGAGGGGACAGCTCTCACCTCGCAGGCGAAGGCCGATGTCGCGGCCGCCACGGATCAGGGCACGCAGCTCGCGCGCGACCGGGCCGCCGTCGCGGCGACCGTGTCGGCAGACCTGCTGGCCGAGTACACCCGCCGCGCCGCGAACAGCGCCGGCGCGGCTCTGCTGACCCGCGGCACATGCAACGGCTGCCGCATGCAGCTGCCCAGCACCGACCTGAACGACGTGCGCCGCGCGCCGGCCGACCTCGTCGTCACGTGCCCGGAGTGCGGCTGCATCCTCGTGCGCACCGAAGAATCCGGGCTCGCTTGA
- the glnA gene encoding type I glutamate--ammonia ligase: MDKQRDFVLRTIEERGVKFVRLWFTDVIGTLKSVAIAPAEVEGAFAEGIGFDGSAIEGLTRTYESDLLAQPDPTTFQTLPWRGEIDPTGRMFCDITTPDGQPAVADPRHVLKRTLAKAADAGFTFYTHPEIEFYLLKSSSFGPEGPVPVDSAGYFDNVPGGTAHDFRRRSVRMLEDLGISVEFSHHEGGPGQNEIDLRYADALTTADNIMTFRTVIKEVAIEQGVYATFMPKPLSGQPGSGMHTHMSLFEGDQNAFYEEGAKYQLSKTGRHFIAGLLRHANEIAAVTNQFVNSYKRLWGGDEAPSFITWGHNNRSALVRVPMYKPNKGQSSRVEYRALDSAANPYLAYALLLAAGLKGIEEGYELPPEAEDNVWALSDAERRALGYSALPASLDHALEYMEASELVAETLGEQVFNYVLLNKRKEWEAYRGQVTPLELKNNLELL, encoded by the coding sequence ATGGACAAGCAGAGGGACTTCGTCCTCCGGACGATCGAGGAGCGCGGCGTCAAGTTCGTGCGGCTGTGGTTCACCGACGTCATCGGCACGTTGAAGTCCGTCGCGATCGCGCCGGCCGAGGTCGAGGGAGCCTTCGCTGAGGGCATCGGCTTCGACGGCTCGGCGATCGAGGGACTGACCCGCACCTACGAGTCGGACCTGCTCGCACAGCCCGACCCGACGACCTTCCAGACGCTGCCATGGCGCGGAGAGATCGACCCGACGGGACGGATGTTCTGCGACATCACGACGCCCGACGGGCAGCCGGCGGTCGCCGACCCCCGCCACGTGCTCAAGCGCACGCTCGCGAAGGCCGCCGACGCCGGGTTCACGTTCTACACGCACCCCGAGATCGAGTTCTACCTGCTGAAGTCGTCGTCGTTCGGGCCCGAGGGCCCCGTCCCCGTGGACTCCGCCGGGTATTTCGACAACGTTCCCGGTGGCACCGCGCACGATTTCCGCCGGCGTTCGGTGCGGATGCTGGAAGATCTGGGCATCTCGGTCGAGTTCAGCCATCACGAGGGCGGCCCGGGGCAGAACGAGATCGACCTGCGCTACGCCGACGCGCTGACGACCGCCGACAACATCATGACCTTCCGCACGGTGATCAAGGAGGTGGCGATCGAGCAGGGCGTCTACGCGACGTTCATGCCGAAGCCGCTCAGCGGTCAGCCCGGCAGCGGCATGCATACGCACATGTCCCTGTTCGAGGGCGACCAGAACGCCTTCTACGAGGAGGGCGCGAAGTATCAGCTCTCCAAGACCGGCCGGCACTTCATCGCGGGTCTTCTCCGGCACGCGAACGAGATCGCCGCGGTCACCAACCAGTTCGTCAACTCGTACAAGCGGCTCTGGGGCGGCGACGAGGCTCCGAGCTTCATCACCTGGGGCCACAACAACCGTTCCGCGCTGGTGCGCGTGCCGATGTACAAGCCCAACAAGGGACAGTCGTCACGCGTCGAGTACCGTGCGCTGGACTCGGCGGCGAACCCCTACCTGGCGTACGCGCTCCTGCTCGCCGCCGGCCTCAAAGGCATCGAAGAGGGCTACGAGCTCCCGCCCGAGGCGGAGGACAACGTCTGGGCGCTGAGCGACGCCGAGCGGCGTGCGCTGGGCTACTCGGCACTGCCCGCGAGTCTCGACCACGCGCTCGAGTACATGGAGGCCTCTGAGCTCGTCGCCGAGACGCTGGGGGAGCAGGTCTTCAACTACGTGCTCCTCAACAAGCGCAAGGAGTGGGAGGCCTACCGCGGCCAGGTCACTCCGCTGGAGCTGAAGAACAACCTCGAACTGCTCTGA
- a CDS encoding diacylglycerol kinase family protein, which yields MSDARIGIIWNPSKVEQEVLQDAVSAVFDAGADIRWWETTPEDPGRGMAREAVEDGREVVIAVGGDGTVRAVAESLASSETALGIVPQGTGNLLARNLEVPLNNVKAALERVRDGEERRIDLGWVTYDGTEHAFAVMVGFGVDAQMLVETDDDLKSKAGWLAYVEAMGRALAGTEMTDITLAIDGDKAVAVRGHTMLIGNCGMVQGGIRLLPDAVLDDGKLDVLMISADGALQWLDTLRSFVWDNGIRRLFGAVDEAVSTDSARHLPVETISVELATPLIFEIDGEELGEVTSFDVRVQPGALLVR from the coding sequence ATGAGCGACGCACGAATCGGAATCATCTGGAACCCCTCCAAGGTCGAGCAGGAGGTTCTCCAGGATGCCGTGAGTGCGGTCTTCGACGCCGGTGCCGACATCCGCTGGTGGGAGACGACGCCCGAGGACCCGGGTCGGGGCATGGCACGGGAGGCCGTCGAGGACGGCCGGGAGGTCGTCATCGCGGTCGGCGGCGACGGAACGGTGCGTGCGGTCGCGGAGTCGCTCGCCAGCTCGGAGACAGCCCTCGGCATCGTGCCTCAGGGGACAGGCAACCTCCTCGCGCGGAACCTCGAGGTTCCGTTGAACAACGTGAAGGCCGCGCTCGAGCGCGTCCGTGACGGAGAGGAGCGCCGCATCGATCTCGGCTGGGTGACGTACGACGGCACCGAGCACGCCTTCGCGGTGATGGTCGGCTTCGGCGTCGACGCGCAGATGCTGGTCGAGACCGATGACGATCTCAAGTCGAAGGCGGGATGGCTCGCCTACGTCGAGGCGATGGGGCGGGCACTGGCCGGCACCGAGATGACCGACATCACTCTCGCGATCGATGGCGACAAGGCGGTCGCCGTGCGCGGCCACACGATGCTGATCGGCAACTGCGGGATGGTGCAGGGTGGCATCCGCCTGCTGCCCGACGCCGTGCTCGACGACGGGAAGCTCGATGTGTTGATGATCAGCGCCGACGGGGCGCTGCAGTGGCTCGACACGCTCCGCTCGTTCGTGTGGGACAACGGCATTCGCCGTCTCTTCGGTGCGGTCGACGAGGCGGTCAGCACGGATTCGGCGCGTCACCTGCCGGTCGAGACGATCTCGGTCGAGCTCGCCACCCCGCTCATCTTCGAGATCGACGGCGAGGAGCTCGGCGAGGTCACCTCGTTCGATGTCCGCGTGCAGCCGGGCGCTCTGCTCGTCCGCTGA
- a CDS encoding YchJ family protein — translation MTDSVRCPCLSGNTFDSCCGPLLQGAAAPTAERLMRSRFTAFSREDAAYLLRTWHPTTRPLAVDFDPGLRWLRLVILDRVAGGPFDDEGVVEFEAHWVQDAERGALHERSRFVREERQWYYLDGDVR, via the coding sequence ATGACAGATTCCGTACGATGCCCGTGTCTCTCCGGGAACACGTTCGATTCCTGCTGTGGGCCGCTCTTGCAGGGGGCTGCCGCACCCACGGCGGAGCGGCTGATGCGGTCCCGGTTCACCGCGTTCAGCCGAGAGGATGCCGCGTACCTGCTGCGCACCTGGCATCCGACGACACGGCCCCTCGCCGTCGATTTCGACCCAGGGCTGCGCTGGCTGCGGCTGGTGATCCTCGATCGCGTGGCCGGCGGACCGTTCGACGATGAGGGCGTCGTCGAGTTCGAGGCGCACTGGGTGCAGGATGCCGAGCGCGGAGCGCTGCACGAGCGCAGTCGCTTCGTGCGTGAGGAACGGCAGTGGTACTACCTCGACGGCGACGTGCGATGA
- a CDS encoding aldo/keto reductase produces MPAVPTFTAHNGFALPAIGLGTYALNGDEGAAAVAGALDAGYRLVDSAFNYENEGSVGLGVAASDAPREEIIVTTKLPGRHHPTEKARTSIEESRSRLGLDITDLHLIHWPNPSQDEYVQAWAALVDAQERGIVRQIGVSNFLPEHLERIERETGVRPVVNQIELHPYFPQEEQLAYHREHGILTEAWSPLGRARELVEEAVVAEVAAAHGITPVQAVLAWHVAREVVSIPKASSLEHQVSNLAAAEIVLDDAEVAAITALGRPDGRLFDADPRTHEES; encoded by the coding sequence ATGCCCGCTGTTCCCACCTTCACCGCCCACAACGGCTTCGCGCTGCCGGCCATCGGTCTCGGCACTTACGCACTGAACGGCGACGAGGGCGCTGCCGCCGTCGCCGGAGCCCTCGATGCCGGCTACCGGCTGGTCGACAGTGCTTTCAACTACGAGAACGAGGGGTCGGTGGGCCTCGGCGTCGCGGCATCCGACGCTCCTCGTGAAGAGATCATCGTCACCACGAAGCTGCCCGGCCGCCACCATCCGACCGAGAAGGCGCGGACGAGCATCGAGGAGAGCCGCTCGCGACTCGGCCTGGACATCACCGACCTCCACCTCATCCACTGGCCGAACCCGAGCCAGGACGAGTACGTGCAGGCCTGGGCCGCCCTCGTCGACGCGCAGGAGCGGGGCATCGTGCGGCAGATCGGCGTGTCGAACTTCCTCCCCGAGCACCTCGAGCGCATCGAACGCGAGACCGGCGTGCGACCGGTCGTGAACCAGATCGAGCTGCACCCCTATTTCCCTCAGGAGGAGCAGCTGGCCTACCACCGCGAGCACGGCATCCTGACCGAGGCGTGGAGCCCGCTCGGGCGGGCTCGCGAGCTGGTGGAGGAGGCTGTCGTGGCCGAGGTCGCGGCCGCGCACGGCATCACCCCGGTGCAGGCGGTGCTCGCCTGGCACGTCGCACGCGAGGTCGTGTCCATCCCGAAGGCATCGTCCCTCGAGCACCAGGTCTCGAACCTCGCCGCCGCCGAGATCGTCCTCGACGACGCGGAGGTCGCGGCGATCACGGCTCTCGGACGACCGGACGGACGGCTGTTCGACGCCGATCCGCGGACCCACGAAGAATCCTGA